The following are encoded in a window of Spartobacteria bacterium genomic DNA:
- a CDS encoding transposase, which yields MRRKRIKRAGLSYYHLVNRMILRLMLLGDEEKAELRRLIRRVEGFTGVNVLTYALMTNHIHILVEEPDRDQYVDGDELVRRLRCLYGEVGLQEIQARWALWKERGMVDAVEDDQARFRERMHDISEFMKQIKQRFTCWYHRRHGTKGTLWQDRFKSVLVEDGAALRTMAAYIEMNPVRAKLVDEPQKYRFCGFGEAMGGSKIARKGIGRIAKAVLSGDDWDGASKSYFEHVLMYEEVRNNRNLLYMDEDLLREKMKNRTELTRLERLMCRCRYFTHGQVVGGKEFVEEFFAENRDYFGPHRKEGRRRVKDGVGDLFAIRDTRNRR from the coding sequence ATGAGAAGAAAACGGATAAAAAGAGCGGGGTTGTCCTACTATCATTTAGTGAATCGTATGATACTTAGGCTGATGCTGCTCGGAGATGAAGAAAAAGCGGAGTTGCGACGGTTGATCCGGCGAGTCGAAGGATTTACGGGGGTGAATGTGCTAACGTATGCGTTGATGACGAACCATATTCATATATTGGTGGAGGAGCCTGACAGAGATCAGTATGTGGATGGTGATGAGCTGGTGAGGCGGTTAAGGTGTCTATATGGAGAGGTTGGATTGCAGGAAATACAAGCGCGTTGGGCCTTATGGAAAGAGCGGGGAATGGTTGATGCTGTGGAGGATGATCAAGCCCGATTTCGCGAACGGATGCATGATATTTCCGAGTTTATGAAGCAGATCAAACAACGTTTTACTTGCTGGTATCACCGTAGGCATGGCACCAAGGGGACGTTGTGGCAGGATAGGTTTAAAAGTGTGCTGGTAGAGGATGGTGCGGCATTGCGTACGATGGCTGCGTATATCGAAATGAATCCCGTGCGAGCCAAACTGGTGGACGAGCCCCAAAAATACCGTTTTTGCGGTTTTGGCGAAGCGATGGGGGGCTCGAAGATTGCTCGTAAGGGCATTGGACGCATTGCCAAGGCGGTTTTGAGCGGAGATGACTGGGATGGGGCTTCAAAATCCTACTTTGAGCACGTACTGATGTATGAAGAAGTGCGGAATAATCGTAACCTGCTCTACATGGATGAGGATTTGCTGCGTGAAAAGATGAAAAACCGAACTGAATTGACTCGTTTGGAACGTTTGATGTGTCGGTGCCGCTATTTTACGCATGGTCAGGTGGTCGGCGGTAAAGAGTTTGTGGAAGAATTTTTTGCTGAGAATCGTGACTACTTTGGACCGCACCGAAAAGAAGGTCGGCGACGAGTTAAGGATGGGGTCGGGGATTTGTTTGCGATACGTGATACCAGAAACCGGAGATAA